A single window of Pseudomonas benzenivorans DNA harbors:
- a CDS encoding MBOAT family O-acyltransferase encodes MVFTSLEFLTLFLPLVLLIYVLARPQWRNGVLLLGSWAFFGWLSPMFMLLHTVLTVITWVGGLLIARAPLESKGRVRWLAGLIVLNLLVLCWYKYANILAATLSELLLSMGALPLEWQKVALPAGLSFIVLQAISYLVDVHRGTVKVERSFIDYATYLLMFGQSIAGPIIRYSWVSEELSHRGLSRRNFSLGARRFMIGMSMKVLVADSLSPLVDVAFALEQPSFVDAWIGCLAYSLQLFFDFAGYSAMAIGIGLMIGFHFPENFNRPYLAHSIQDFWRRWHLSLSSWLRDYLYIPLGGNRGSRWLIYRNLFLTMAIAGLWHGGDSWNFLLWGAAHGVALCVARIWSGAGWFAMPRALSHVLTLLFVALAWTLFRAPDFATALNMYAGQFGFNALGLGDPLAATLRPVHGIAAALGVFCVIAPIYQQRCEARLGDNPLFNLLGSLWPVLGFLLAFALIASRETVPFLYFQF; translated from the coding sequence ATGGTCTTCACTTCACTCGAGTTCCTCACGCTCTTCCTGCCCCTTGTCCTGCTGATCTATGTGCTGGCGCGCCCGCAGTGGCGCAACGGCGTGTTGTTGCTGGGCAGCTGGGCGTTCTTCGGCTGGCTCAGCCCTATGTTCATGCTGCTGCACACGGTGCTGACAGTGATCACCTGGGTAGGGGGCTTGCTGATCGCTCGGGCGCCGCTCGAGTCGAAGGGGCGGGTGCGCTGGTTGGCTGGCTTGATCGTGCTCAACCTGCTGGTGCTGTGCTGGTACAAGTACGCCAACATTCTCGCCGCCACCCTCAGCGAGCTGCTGCTGTCCATGGGCGCGTTGCCGCTGGAGTGGCAGAAGGTGGCCTTGCCAGCGGGACTGTCGTTCATCGTGCTGCAGGCGATTTCCTATCTGGTCGATGTGCATCGCGGGACGGTCAAGGTCGAGCGCAGTTTCATCGACTACGCCACCTACCTGCTGATGTTCGGCCAGTCCATCGCCGGGCCGATCATTCGCTACAGCTGGGTCAGCGAAGAGCTGTCCCATCGTGGCCTGAGCCGGCGCAATTTCAGCCTGGGCGCGCGGCGCTTCATGATCGGCATGAGCATGAAGGTGCTGGTGGCCGACAGCCTGTCGCCGCTCGTGGATGTGGCGTTCGCCCTGGAGCAGCCGAGCTTCGTCGATGCCTGGATCGGTTGCCTGGCCTATTCGCTGCAGCTGTTCTTCGACTTCGCCGGCTACAGCGCCATGGCCATCGGAATCGGCCTGATGATCGGCTTTCACTTTCCGGAGAACTTCAACCGGCCCTATCTGGCGCACAGCATCCAGGACTTCTGGCGGCGCTGGCACCTGTCGCTGTCCAGCTGGCTGCGCGATTACCTGTACATCCCCCTGGGCGGCAACCGCGGCAGCCGATGGCTGATCTACCGCAACCTGTTCCTGACCATGGCGATCGCCGGCCTGTGGCACGGCGGCGACAGCTGGAACTTCCTGCTGTGGGGCGCCGCCCACGGTGTCGCCCTGTGCGTGGCGCGGATCTGGAGCGGTGCCGGCTGGTTCGCCATGCCCCGGGCCCTGTCCCATGTGCTGACCCTGCTGTTCGTCGCGCTGGCCTGGACCCTGTTCCGCGCTCCGGACTTCGCCACGGCGTTGAACATGTACGCCGGCCAGTTCGGCTTCAATGCCCTGGGCCTGGGCGATCCCCTGGCGGCGACCTTGCGCCCGGTCCACGGCATCGCCGCCGCGCTGGGTGTGTTCTGCGTGATCGCGCCGATCTACCAGCAGCGCTGCGAGGCGCGACTGGGGGACAACCCGCTGTTCAACCTGCTGGGCTCGCTGTGGCCGGTGCTGGGCTTTCTGCTGGCGTTCGCCCTGATCGCCAGCCGTGAGACCGTGCCCTTCCTGTACTTCCAGTTCTAA
- a CDS encoding alginate O-acetyltransferase AlgX-related protein, which produces MTDNRDSSAEDRAAKRSSLAGLVMLWFLLTGLACALWAMLVSDRVALKPAATLSWQQVFEGEVTQRIARELAKVPFAEHAADLERAASWLLLGDTGSRVRQGCPGWLFLGDELKVHAQAAVDAQARAQKVIRLQAQLADRGIELLLVVVPDKSRIASDQLCQLERAGQLTGRVQRWRDAVQAAGVQVLDLTPVLQPLGSAVFLRTDTHWSELGADAAAQAVSRRIAELGVEATPRKQYTTEMAEPQARPGDLVRLAGLDWLPAQLQPAVEMVSTTRLREVPAAGAAEALAEEDLFGDSQLPNIAVIGTSFSRNSNFIAFLERALGSSVGNFAKDGGEFSGAAKDYFDSPAFKQTPPRLLVWEIPERDLQSPYRDERLLDAR; this is translated from the coding sequence ATGACTGACAACCGTGATTCATCTGCCGAAGACCGGGCCGCGAAGCGCAGCTCCCTGGCCGGTCTGGTCATGCTGTGGTTCCTGCTGACTGGCCTGGCCTGTGCCTTGTGGGCCATGCTCGTGAGCGACCGGGTGGCGCTGAAACCTGCCGCAACCCTCAGCTGGCAGCAGGTCTTCGAGGGGGAGGTGACCCAGCGCATTGCCCGGGAGCTGGCCAAGGTGCCGTTCGCCGAGCATGCCGCCGATCTGGAGCGGGCAGCCAGCTGGCTGCTGCTCGGCGATACCGGCAGCCGCGTGCGCCAGGGCTGCCCCGGCTGGCTGTTTCTCGGCGATGAGCTGAAGGTGCACGCACAGGCTGCCGTAGATGCCCAGGCAAGGGCGCAGAAGGTCATCCGGTTGCAGGCGCAGCTCGCCGACCGCGGCATCGAACTGCTGCTGGTCGTGGTGCCGGACAAGAGCCGTATCGCCTCCGACCAGCTATGCCAGCTCGAGCGCGCCGGGCAACTGACCGGGCGCGTGCAGCGCTGGCGCGACGCGGTGCAGGCGGCGGGGGTTCAGGTACTGGATCTGACGCCGGTGTTGCAGCCCCTGGGCAGCGCCGTCTTCCTGCGTACCGATACCCACTGGAGCGAACTCGGCGCCGATGCCGCCGCGCAAGCGGTGAGCCGGCGTATCGCCGAGCTCGGGGTCGAGGCAACGCCGCGCAAGCAGTACACCACTGAGATGGCCGAGCCCCAGGCGCGGCCCGGGGACCTGGTGCGCCTGGCCGGCCTGGACTGGTTGCCTGCGCAGCTGCAACCCGCCGTTGAGATGGTCAGCACAACCCGCCTGCGGGAAGTGCCGGCGGCGGGGGCGGCTGAGGCACTGGCCGAGGAGGATCTCTTCGGCGACAGCCAGTTGCCGAACATCGCGGTGATCGGCACCTCGTTCTCGCGCAACTCGAACTTCATTGCCTTTCTCGAACGGGCCCTGGGCAGCAGCGTCGGCAACTTCGCCAAGGACGGTGGCGAGTTTTCCGGGGCGGCGAAGGACTACTTCGACAGCCCGGCCTTCAAGCAGACGCCGCCCCGCCTGCTGGTCTGGGAAATCCCCGAGCGCGACCTGCAGTCCCCCTACCGCGACGAACGCCTGCTCGACGCCAGGTAG
- the mmsB gene encoding 3-hydroxyisobutyrate dehydrogenase: MTQIAFIGLGHMGLPMARNLLKAGFGLKVFDLVPAAIAELVKEGAQAAGSAADAAQGMAVVVSMLPASRHVEGLYLGDGGLLAQLKPGTLVLECSTIAPESARKVHKAAAERGLQMLDAPVSGGTAGAAAGTLTFMIGGEAAVLEKAQPIFQAMGKNIFHAGPDGAGQVAKVCNNQVLAVQMIATAEAMALGVANGLDPAVLAEIMRQSSGGNWTLEKYNPWPGVMENAPASKGYSGGFMAELMAKDLGLAQEAAQVTGSSTPMGALALQIYRLLLKQGKGQRDFSVVQQLFVE; encoded by the coding sequence ATGACCCAGATCGCCTTTATCGGCCTTGGCCACATGGGCCTGCCCATGGCCCGCAACCTGCTCAAGGCCGGCTTCGGCCTCAAGGTCTTCGACCTGGTCCCCGCCGCCATCGCGGAACTGGTCAAGGAAGGTGCCCAGGCTGCCGGCAGCGCCGCCGATGCGGCGCAGGGCATGGCGGTGGTGGTGAGCATGCTGCCGGCCAGCCGTCACGTCGAAGGCCTGTACCTGGGCGACGGCGGGCTGCTCGCCCAGCTCAAGCCCGGCACCCTGGTGCTGGAGTGCTCGACCATCGCCCCGGAGTCGGCGCGCAAGGTGCACAAGGCGGCCGCCGAACGCGGCCTGCAGATGCTCGATGCGCCGGTCTCCGGCGGCACCGCCGGCGCCGCGGCCGGCACCCTGACCTTCATGATCGGCGGCGAGGCGGCGGTGCTGGAGAAGGCCCAGCCGATCTTCCAGGCCATGGGCAAGAACATCTTCCACGCCGGCCCGGACGGCGCCGGCCAGGTGGCCAAGGTGTGCAACAACCAGGTGCTGGCGGTGCAGATGATCGCCACCGCCGAAGCCATGGCCCTGGGCGTGGCCAACGGCCTGGACCCGGCCGTGCTGGCCGAGATCATGCGCCAGAGCTCGGGCGGCAACTGGACCCTGGAGAAGTACAACCCCTGGCCCGGGGTGATGGAGAACGCCCCGGCGTCGAAGGGATACTCCGGCGGCTTCATGGCCGAACTGATGGCCAAGGACCTCGGCCTGGCCCAGGAAGCGGCCCAGGTGACCGGCAGCAGCACGCCGATGGGCGCCCTGGCCCTGCAGATCTATCGCCTGCTGCTCAAACAGGGCAAGGGCCAGCGGGATTTCTCGGTGGTGCAGCAGCTGTTCGTCGAGTAG
- a CDS encoding enoyl-CoA hydratase/isomerase family protein, with amino-acid sequence MNVSFELHNSLHGCQIGIASLDAEKSLNALTLPMIEALDAQLAAWAEDPRITCVLLRGNGARAFCAGGDVVQLVQQCRAHPGEVPPLARRFFADEYRLDHRIHRYPKPLICWAHGHVLGGGMGLMQGAGLRIVTPSSRLGMPEINIGLYPDVGGSWFLARLPGKLGLFLGLTASGINARDALDLDLADRFLLDNQQDALIDGLIQINWQEQPQLQLHSLLKALEHEARAELPEAQWLPRRERIDQLLDQPDLPAAWHALTALQGDSDLLLARAAKTLAQGCPLTAHLVWQQIARAKRMSLEQVFQMEYAMSLNCCRHPDFPEGVRARLIDKDQTPHWHWPDVACIAEEVIEAHFSETWEGPHPLADL; translated from the coding sequence ATGAACGTGAGTTTCGAGCTACACAACAGCCTGCACGGCTGCCAGATCGGCATCGCCAGCCTGGATGCGGAAAAGAGCCTCAACGCCCTGACCCTGCCGATGATCGAGGCGCTGGACGCCCAGCTCGCGGCCTGGGCCGAGGACCCCAGGATCACCTGCGTGCTGCTGCGCGGTAACGGCGCGAGGGCCTTCTGTGCCGGCGGCGACGTGGTCCAGCTGGTGCAACAGTGCCGCGCCCACCCGGGCGAGGTACCGCCCCTGGCGCGGCGCTTCTTCGCCGACGAATATCGCCTCGACCACCGCATCCACCGCTACCCCAAGCCGCTGATCTGCTGGGCCCACGGCCATGTGCTGGGCGGCGGCATGGGCCTGATGCAGGGCGCCGGCCTGCGCATCGTCACCCCCTCGAGTCGCCTGGGCATGCCGGAGATCAACATCGGCCTGTACCCGGACGTCGGCGGCAGCTGGTTCCTCGCCCGCCTGCCCGGCAAGCTCGGCCTGTTCCTCGGTCTCACCGCCAGCGGCATCAACGCCCGCGACGCCCTCGACCTGGACCTGGCCGACCGCTTCCTGCTCGACAACCAGCAGGATGCGCTGATCGACGGGCTGATCCAGATCAACTGGCAGGAACAACCGCAGCTGCAGCTGCACAGCCTGCTCAAGGCCCTCGAGCACGAGGCCCGTGCCGAGCTGCCGGAGGCCCAGTGGCTGCCGCGCCGCGAGCGCATCGACCAGTTGCTCGACCAGCCCGACCTGCCCGCCGCCTGGCACGCGCTGACGGCCCTGCAGGGCGACAGCGACCTGCTGCTGGCCCGCGCCGCCAAGACCCTGGCCCAGGGCTGCCCACTCACCGCTCACCTGGTCTGGCAGCAGATCGCCCGGGCCAAGCGCATGTCCCTGGAGCAGGTGTTCCAGATGGAATACGCCATGAGCCTGAACTGCTGCCGCCACCCGGACTTTCCCGAGGGCGTGCGCGCCCGGCTGATCGACAAGGACCAGACGCCACACTGGCACTGGCCGGATGTCGCGTGCATCGCCGAGGAGGTGATCGAGGCCCACTTCAGCGAGACCTGGGAAGGCCCCCACCCCCTCGCCGATCTGTGA
- a CDS encoding enoyl-CoA hydratase, translating to MSTAVEPYNPGLFDLTHKITVEKHGHTALITINHPPANTWDRDSLIGLKQLIEHLNRDNDIYALVVTGQGSKFFSAGADLNLFADGDKARAREMARRFGEAFEALRDFRGVSIAAINGYAMGGGLECALACDLRIAERQAQMALPEATVGLLPCAGGTQALPWLVGEGWAKRMILCGERIDAETALRIGLVEQLVDSGEARNHALLLAAKVARQSPVAVRTIKPLIQGARERNPNQWLPEERERFVDLFDADDTREGVNAFLEKRDPQWRNK from the coding sequence ATGAGCACCGCCGTAGAACCTTATAACCCAGGCCTGTTCGATCTGACCCACAAGATCACCGTGGAGAAGCACGGCCACACCGCGCTGATCACCATCAACCATCCGCCGGCCAACACCTGGGACCGCGACTCGCTGATCGGCCTGAAGCAGCTGATCGAACACCTCAACCGCGACAATGACATCTATGCCCTGGTGGTCACCGGCCAGGGCAGCAAGTTCTTCAGCGCCGGCGCCGACCTCAACCTGTTCGCCGACGGCGACAAGGCCCGCGCCCGCGAGATGGCCCGGCGCTTCGGCGAGGCCTTCGAGGCGCTGCGCGACTTCCGCGGCGTGTCGATCGCCGCGATCAACGGCTACGCCATGGGCGGTGGCCTGGAGTGCGCCCTGGCCTGCGACCTGCGCATCGCCGAGCGCCAGGCGCAGATGGCCCTGCCGGAAGCCACGGTGGGCCTGCTGCCCTGTGCCGGCGGCACCCAGGCCCTGCCCTGGCTGGTCGGCGAGGGCTGGGCCAAACGCATGATCCTCTGCGGCGAACGCATCGACGCCGAGACCGCGCTGCGCATCGGCCTGGTCGAACAGCTGGTCGACAGCGGCGAGGCGCGCAACCACGCCCTGCTGCTGGCGGCCAAGGTGGCGCGGCAGAGCCCGGTGGCGGTGCGCACCATCAAGCCGCTGATCCAGGGCGCCCGGGAACGCAACCCGAACCAGTGGCTGCCGGAGGAGCGCGAGCGCTTCGTCGACCTGTTCGACGCCGACGACACCCGCGAAGGGGTCAACGCCTTCCTGGAGAAACGCGACCCGCAGTGGCGCAACAAGTAA
- a CDS encoding acyl-CoA dehydrogenase family protein translates to MDFELSDEQRLLVDSARAFAAQELAPHAGDWDRDHHFPVEVIKRAGEQGYLALYLNEEDGGLGLSRLSAALIFEQLAAGCVATTAYMTIHNMAIWMLASFADTALKAHWLPRLISGELLASYCLTEPDAGSDAARLRTRARREGEHYVLDGSKCFISGAGSTDVLIVMARTGEEGAKGISCFLVPADAEGIKYGRNELKMGWCAQPTRTISFEGVRIPLGNRIGPEGQGFVYAMKGLDGGRLNIASCSLGAAQAALEQSLRYVEERKQFGKPLSEFQALQFKLADMLTELTASRQMVRLAAHKLDHRHSEASLYCAMAKRFTTDHCFNLCNDALQLHGGYGYLNDYPLERWVRDSRVHQILEGTNEIMRVIIARRLLEQGGMLDRLL, encoded by the coding sequence ATGGACTTCGAACTCAGCGATGAACAACGCCTGCTGGTCGACAGCGCCCGCGCCTTCGCGGCGCAGGAGCTGGCGCCCCATGCCGGCGACTGGGACCGCGACCACCACTTCCCGGTCGAGGTGATCAAGCGCGCCGGCGAGCAGGGCTACCTGGCCCTATACCTGAACGAAGAGGACGGCGGCCTCGGCCTCTCGAGGCTGTCCGCCGCGCTGATCTTCGAGCAGCTGGCGGCCGGCTGCGTGGCCACCACGGCCTACATGACCATTCACAACATGGCCATCTGGATGCTCGCCAGCTTCGCCGACACCGCCCTCAAGGCCCACTGGCTGCCACGGCTGATCAGCGGCGAGCTGCTCGCCTCCTACTGCCTGACCGAACCGGACGCCGGCTCCGACGCCGCCCGCCTGCGCACCCGCGCACGCCGCGAGGGCGAGCACTATGTGCTGGACGGCAGCAAATGCTTCATCTCCGGCGCTGGCAGCACCGATGTGCTGATCGTCATGGCCCGCACCGGCGAGGAAGGTGCCAAGGGCATCTCCTGCTTCCTGGTGCCGGCCGACGCCGAGGGCATCAAGTACGGGCGCAACGAGCTGAAGATGGGCTGGTGCGCCCAGCCGACCCGCACCATCAGCTTCGAGGGCGTGCGCATTCCCCTCGGCAACCGCATCGGCCCCGAGGGCCAGGGTTTCGTCTATGCCATGAAGGGCCTGGACGGCGGCCGCCTGAATATCGCCAGCTGCTCCCTGGGCGCGGCCCAGGCGGCACTGGAGCAGTCGCTGCGCTATGTCGAGGAGCGCAAGCAGTTCGGCAAGCCACTCAGCGAGTTCCAGGCCCTGCAGTTCAAGCTGGCCGACATGCTCACCGAGCTGACCGCCAGCCGGCAGATGGTGCGCCTGGCCGCGCACAAGCTGGACCACCGGCACAGCGAGGCCAGCCTCTATTGCGCCATGGCCAAGCGCTTCACCACCGACCACTGCTTCAACCTGTGCAACGACGCCCTGCAACTGCACGGCGGCTATGGTTACCTGAACGACTACCCGCTGGAGCGCTGGGTGCGCGACAGTCGCGTGCACCAGATACTCGAGGGGACCAACGAGATCATGCGGGTGATCATCGCCCGCCGCCTGCTCGAGCAGGGCGGCATGCTCGATCGCCTGCTGTAA
- a CDS encoding CoA-acylating methylmalonate-semialdehyde dehydrogenase: protein MAKAIPQLIEGEWRESRSREFIEVTDPATQEVLALAPKATAEEIEAAVASAKTAFQSWREVPVPERARLMLRYQHLLKEHHDELAEILAGETGKTLADAKGDVWRGIEVVEQAANIASLMMGETAENVARDIDTASWIQPLGVCTGITPFNFPAMIPLWMFPLAIAAGNTFILKPSEQDPLTPNRLAELFIEAGAPQGVLQVLHGGREVVDSLLTHPDIRAISFVGSVPVGQHIYRTGTAHLKRVQAFAGAKNHMVILPDANKDQVLSNLVGSSCGAAGQRCMAISVAVFVGESKQWIDALRAQMAELRPGPWTDPHAAFGPLISQQAKQRVQRLIAEGKAEGAECLLDGSQCSVDGYPNGNWLGPTLFRGVTTKMGLYREEIFGPVLVCMEVDTLDEAIALVNASPYGNGTSIFTRSGGAARHYQHAVEVGQVGINVPVPVPLPFFSFTGWKGSFYGDLHAYGKQGVRFYTETKTVTTRWFDESPVTAPNMTIHLK from the coding sequence ATGGCCAAGGCAATTCCGCAGTTGATCGAAGGCGAATGGCGCGAGAGTCGCAGCCGCGAATTCATCGAAGTCACCGACCCGGCGACCCAGGAAGTGCTGGCCCTGGCGCCCAAGGCCACGGCCGAGGAGATCGAGGCCGCCGTGGCCAGCGCCAAGACGGCCTTCCAGAGCTGGCGCGAGGTGCCGGTACCGGAGCGCGCCCGCCTGATGCTGCGCTACCAGCACCTGCTCAAGGAACACCACGACGAGCTGGCCGAGATCCTCGCCGGGGAAACCGGCAAGACCCTGGCCGACGCCAAGGGTGACGTCTGGCGCGGCATCGAGGTGGTCGAGCAGGCGGCCAACATCGCCAGCCTGATGATGGGCGAGACCGCCGAGAACGTGGCCCGCGATATCGACACCGCCAGCTGGATCCAGCCCCTGGGCGTGTGCACCGGGATCACCCCGTTCAACTTTCCGGCGATGATTCCGCTGTGGATGTTTCCCCTGGCCATCGCCGCCGGCAACACCTTCATCCTCAAGCCCTCGGAACAGGACCCGCTGACTCCCAACCGCCTGGCCGAGCTGTTCATCGAGGCCGGCGCCCCCCAGGGCGTGCTGCAGGTGCTGCACGGCGGCCGCGAGGTGGTCGACAGCCTGCTCACCCACCCGGACATCCGCGCCATCTCCTTCGTCGGCTCGGTGCCGGTCGGCCAGCATATCTACCGCACCGGCACCGCCCACCTCAAACGCGTGCAGGCCTTCGCCGGGGCGAAGAATCACATGGTGATCCTGCCGGACGCCAACAAGGATCAGGTGCTCAGCAACCTGGTCGGCTCCAGCTGCGGCGCCGCCGGCCAGCGCTGCATGGCGATCAGCGTGGCGGTGTTCGTCGGCGAGTCGAAGCAGTGGATCGACGCGTTGCGCGCGCAAATGGCCGAACTGCGTCCCGGCCCCTGGACCGACCCCCACGCCGCCTTCGGGCCGCTGATCAGCCAGCAGGCCAAGCAACGGGTGCAGCGCTTGATCGCCGAGGGCAAGGCCGAGGGTGCCGAGTGCCTGCTCGACGGTTCGCAGTGCAGCGTGGACGGCTACCCGAACGGCAACTGGCTGGGCCCCACGCTGTTCCGCGGGGTCACGACCAAGATGGGCCTGTATCGCGAGGAGATCTTCGGCCCGGTGCTGGTGTGCATGGAGGTCGACACCCTGGATGAGGCCATCGCCCTGGTCAACGCCAGCCCCTACGGCAACGGCACCTCGATCTTCACCCGCTCCGGCGGCGCCGCGCGGCACTATCAGCACGCGGTGGAAGTCGGTCAGGTCGGCATCAACGTGCCGGTGCCGGTGCCGCTGCCCTTCTTCTCCTTCACCGGCTGGAAGGGCTCGTTCTACGGCGACCTGCACGCCTACGGCAAACAGGGCGTGCGTTTCTACACCGAGACCAAGACGGTCACCACCCGCTGGTTCGACGAGTCACCCGTCACGGCGCCGAACATGACCATCCACCTGAAATGA
- a CDS encoding AraC family transcriptional regulator has translation MDKTTRIRQVDTSNWPLPANGVRFITPPRLRRLLARHPLAQGCYPLALGFYPEAQGHRMNRPAPIDHLLIYCRAGQGWLETADGRMAVGGGDLLLLPKGQAHAYGADAGKPWTLYFVHFDGDLATDFLRPLGKGPLWHIGVQPRLLAEFDALLGLRKQGLSLPHFIYAAHQLQALLASLAVLPARAKLKSGRVLDVDAVQAVMRAHLHGSLNLDELAAQFKLSRFHFAKTYRALTGHAPIQDFIQLKMAHACRLLDEGTQGIRQVAEQLGYEDVYYFSRLFRKVVGMAPSHYRALHQG, from the coding sequence ATGGATAAAACTACCCGGATTCGACAGGTCGATACCTCGAACTGGCCGCTGCCGGCCAATGGCGTGCGCTTCATCACGCCGCCGCGCCTGCGTCGCCTGCTGGCCCGCCACCCCCTGGCCCAGGGCTGCTACCCCCTGGCCCTGGGCTTCTACCCGGAGGCCCAGGGCCATCGCATGAACCGCCCGGCGCCGATCGATCATCTGCTGATCTATTGCCGCGCCGGACAGGGGTGGCTGGAGACCGCGGATGGACGAATGGCGGTCGGCGGCGGCGATCTGCTGCTGCTGCCCAAGGGCCAGGCCCACGCCTATGGCGCCGATGCCGGCAAACCCTGGACCCTGTACTTCGTGCACTTCGACGGTGATCTGGCGACGGACTTCCTCCGTCCCCTGGGCAAGGGACCGCTGTGGCACATCGGTGTGCAGCCACGGCTGCTGGCCGAGTTCGATGCGTTGCTGGGGCTGCGCAAGCAGGGTCTGAGCCTGCCGCATTTCATCTACGCCGCCCACCAGCTGCAGGCGCTGCTGGCCTCTCTGGCGGTGCTGCCGGCGCGGGCCAAGCTCAAGTCCGGGCGGGTGCTGGACGTCGACGCGGTGCAGGCGGTGATGCGCGCGCACCTGCACGGCTCGCTCAACCTCGACGAGCTGGCCGCCCAGTTCAAGCTGTCGCGCTTCCATTTCGCCAAGACCTACCGGGCGCTGACCGGTCATGCGCCGATCCAGGACTTCATCCAGCTGAAGATGGCCCATGCCTGCCGCCTGCTCGATGAAGGCACCCAGGGCATCCGCCAGGTCGCCGAACAGCTGGGCTACGAGGACGTCTATTACTTCTCCCGGCTGTTTCGCAAGGTGGTCGGCATGGCGCCCAGCCACTACCGGGCGTTGCACCAGGGCTAG
- a CDS encoding DJ-1/PfpI family protein: MHDHPFEALAARVRQRPLAVAILLFPEVEVLDFAGPFEVFSVASRVALRGALPTHPAFTVQTVAATPALVAARHGLQVLPAASFADAAPCDVLIVPGGVVTQPLGDDATLAWVAETAGRASLTASVCTGAFILARAGLLGGGPVTTHWEDVADLRAGYPRLEVVEGVPFVERGSIFTSAGISAGIGMSLHLVGRILGAELARATARQMQYDWVETAV; this comes from the coding sequence ATGCACGATCATCCATTCGAGGCACTTGCCGCGCGTGTCCGCCAGCGCCCTCTGGCAGTCGCCATCTTGCTGTTCCCCGAGGTCGAGGTGCTCGACTTCGCCGGGCCGTTCGAGGTGTTCTCGGTGGCTTCGCGCGTGGCGCTGCGCGGCGCGCTGCCGACGCACCCGGCGTTCACCGTGCAGACCGTGGCCGCAACGCCCGCCCTGGTCGCCGCCAGACACGGGCTGCAGGTCCTGCCTGCGGCGAGCTTCGCCGACGCGGCACCCTGCGATGTGCTGATAGTGCCCGGCGGCGTGGTGACCCAGCCGCTGGGCGATGACGCCACCCTGGCCTGGGTCGCCGAGACCGCCGGACGCGCCAGCCTGACCGCCTCGGTCTGCACCGGGGCGTTCATTCTGGCCCGGGCCGGCCTGCTCGGCGGCGGGCCGGTGACCACCCATTGGGAAGACGTCGCCGACCTGCGCGCGGGATATCCGCGGCTCGAGGTGGTCGAAGGCGTGCCCTTCGTCGAGCGCGGATCGATCTTCACCTCGGCCGGCATTTCGGCGGGGATCGGCATGAGCCTGCACCTGGTCGGACGCATACTGGGCGCCGAGCTCGCGCGCGCCACGGCCCGGCAGATGCAGTACGACTGGGTCGAAACCGCGGTCTGA
- the ung gene encoding uracil-DNA glycosylase: MTTVDNIKLEAGWKQALREEFDKPYMKALADFLRQEKAAGKEIYPPGPLIFNALNSTPLERVKVVVIGQDPYHGPGQAHGLCFSVQPGVPTPPSLLNIYKELKRDLNIDIASHGCLQHWAEQGVLLLNTSLTVERGVAGSHAGKGWQKFTDRVIEVVSGQCPRLVFLLWGAHAQSKERLIDPTKHLILRSPHPSPLSAHRGFIGNGHFGRTNKFLEQNGLTPVDWRLPAL; the protein is encoded by the coding sequence ATGACCACGGTCGACAACATCAAGCTCGAAGCCGGCTGGAAACAGGCCCTGCGCGAGGAGTTCGACAAACCCTACATGAAGGCGTTGGCCGACTTCCTGCGCCAGGAGAAGGCCGCCGGCAAGGAGATCTACCCGCCGGGTCCGCTGATCTTCAACGCCCTCAACTCGACGCCGCTGGAGCGGGTCAAGGTGGTGGTCATCGGCCAGGACCCCTACCACGGTCCGGGCCAGGCCCATGGCCTGTGCTTCTCGGTGCAGCCCGGGGTGCCGACGCCGCCGTCCTTGTTGAACATCTACAAGGAGCTCAAGCGCGACCTGAACATCGACATCGCCAGCCACGGCTGCCTGCAGCACTGGGCCGAGCAGGGCGTGCTGCTGCTCAACACCTCGCTGACGGTCGAGCGCGGCGTCGCCGGCTCCCATGCCGGCAAGGGCTGGCAGAAATTCACCGACCGGGTGATCGAGGTGGTCAGCGGCCAGTGCCCGCGCCTGGTGTTCCTGCTGTGGGGCGCCCACGCCCAGAGCAAGGAGCGGCTGATCGATCCCACCAAACACCTGATCCTGCGCTCGCCGCACCCCTCGCCACTGTCCGCCCACCGCGGCTTCATCGGCAACGGCCACTTCGGTCGCACCAACAAGTTCCTCGAGCAGAATGGCCTGACCCCGGTGGACTGGCGCCTGCCGGCACTCTAG